In Zea mays cultivar B73 chromosome 7, Zm-B73-REFERENCE-NAM-5.0, whole genome shotgun sequence, the following proteins share a genomic window:
- the LOC103633989 gene encoding cyclin-B1-3 codes for MDTFPQPAAARGRRALVDVGNLMNGRPSLVNHQKQAVAAAATSHKPLNVGNKKPLVPQAAARGMRPLADVTNLMINDRAAPANRQKPLDAVFNRNGKAVKLKECKVKPEVIVTIPDSEKEKKGKLPGGQRVCRRVPTLFDNLTKCSRASDGITTPKKKDPYDIDAPDSCNELAVVEYVEDIYRFYKSTEGTCRPLSSYMSSQAEISERMRAILIDWIIEVQYRLTLMPETLYLTVYIIDQYLSMESVPRKELQLVGISAMLIASKYEEIWAPLVKDLMCLCDNAFTRDQVLTKEKAILDRLHWNLTVPTMYMFIVRYLKAAMCDTELENMAFFYSELALVHYAMLVYPPSVTAAAAVYAARSTLGMNPPWTDILEHHTGLAEPQLLSNLLVAEDDAFNRNHRECARRLISFHTLAPESKQKAVYRKYSKPKLGSVALQSPVKKLLSG; via the exons ATGGATACATTTCCACAGCCAGCGGCGGCAAGAGGCCGTAGGGCACTTGTCGACGTTGGCAATCTTATGAATGGTCGGCCTTCTCTTGTGAACCATCAGAAGCAAGCGGTTGCGGCAGCGGCAACCAGTCATAAACCACTCAACGTTGGCAACAAGAAGCCACTTGTTCCTCAGGCAGCAGCAAGAGGCATGCGACCCCTTGCCGACGTTACGAATCTTATGATCAATGACCGTGCTGCTCCTGCAAATCGTCAGAAGCCTCTAGATGCTGTGTTTAACAGGAACGGGAAGGCAGTAAAGCTGAAGGAATGCAAGGTGAAGCCTGAAGTCATTGTGACCATTCCAGATTCCGAGAAGGAGAAGAAAGGCAAATTGCCTGGAGGTCAGAGAGTCTGTAGGAGGGTGCCAACACTTTTTGACAATTTGACAAAATGCAGCAG GGCCTCTGATGGGATTACCACCCCGAAGAAGAAGGATCCATATGACATTGATGCACCTGATTCTTGCAATGAGCTGGCAGTCGTTGAATATGTTGAGGACATTTACAGATTCTACAAGAGCACTGAG GGCACCTGCCGTCCTCTCAGCAGCTACATGAGCTCACAGGCTGAAATCAGTGAGAGAATGAGAGCTATCCTTATCGACTGGATTATCGAGGTACAGTACAGGCTTACTCTAATGCCAGAGACACTTTACTTGACCGTCTACATCATCGACCAGTACTTATCTATGGAGAGTGTACCAAGAAAGGAGCTACAGCTCGTCGGCATAAGTGCCATGCTGATAGCAAGCAAGTACGAAGAGATATGGGCTCCACTG GTTAAGGACTTGATGTGCCTCTGTGACAACGCATTTACCAGAGACCAGGTTCTGACCAAGGAAAAGGCCATCCTGGACAGGCTCCATTGGAACCTAACGGTTCCAACAATGTACATGTTCATTGTTAGGTACCTGAAAGCCGCAATGTGTGACACAGAG CTTGAGAACATGGCATTCTTCTACTCCGAGCTGGCATTGGTCCATTACGCGATGCTGGTTTACCCTCCATCGGTGACCGCAGCCGCTGCCGTCTATGCTGCCAGGTCTACACTTGGGATGAATCCACCGTGGACTGATATTCTGGAACATCACACTGGCCTAGCTGAGCCACAGTTACT GAgtaacttgttggttgctgaggaTGATGCTTTTAACCGTAACCACAGGGAGTGCGCTAGGCGGCTTATCAGCTTCCATACCCTGGCTCCGGAAAGCAAGCAGAAGGCGGTGTACAGGAAGTACTCCAAGCCCAAGCTCGGCTCCGTCGCGCTTCAATCCCCTGTCAAGAAGCTGTTGTCAGGTTGA